A single window of Candidatus Limnocylindrales bacterium DNA harbors:
- a CDS encoding LysR family transcriptional regulator yields the protein MFDASLLPALHDALTVARHGSVARAAAALFKTPSAVSQQLRRIETQFGVALFERDGRGIRLTAAGEAFLGAATRLFDEAESVYQVLGQMSGAPVSTVRIAVSDYLGKELLAPVLRDIHSPVARSAGAPPVRVAITTAHSSDAVRLLELGQVDAAIVSTAASHPALDEHLLFEQPMRWIAARRDPSLPVAERLSTEPVLRLSPGSHGRAILDAWLERSDIHPASTIDVPSVSLLVAYAVTGCGIGLAPALPLRDVDAQKVFLADADVEPLAVRLVLRPSFPVGPALASVLERVKAQGISIREQLTSPAAALTARRNAKAGKTAAGSRAGSRLSRTRRPR from the coding sequence ATGTTCGACGCTTCCCTGCTGCCTGCTCTTCACGATGCGCTGACGGTTGCGCGACACGGCTCGGTCGCGCGCGCTGCGGCGGCGCTGTTCAAGACGCCGTCGGCCGTCAGCCAGCAGCTGCGCCGCATCGAGACGCAGTTCGGTGTCGCACTGTTCGAGCGCGACGGACGCGGAATCCGGCTGACGGCCGCGGGCGAAGCGTTTCTCGGAGCTGCGACCCGCCTGTTCGATGAAGCCGAGTCCGTCTACCAGGTGCTCGGCCAGATGTCGGGTGCGCCGGTTTCCACGGTGCGCATCGCCGTCAGCGATTATCTCGGAAAGGAGCTTCTCGCTCCGGTGCTTCGCGACATTCATTCGCCGGTGGCGCGATCGGCCGGCGCGCCGCCGGTTCGCGTCGCGATCACGACTGCGCATTCGTCCGATGCGGTCCGTCTTCTCGAGCTCGGACAGGTCGACGCGGCGATCGTCAGCACGGCCGCATCGCATCCGGCTCTCGACGAGCATCTGCTGTTCGAGCAACCGATGCGCTGGATCGCCGCGCGCAGGGATCCGTCGCTTCCTGTCGCCGAGCGGCTCTCGACCGAACCGGTGCTTCGGCTGTCGCCCGGAAGCCATGGCCGCGCGATCCTCGACGCATGGCTCGAGAGGAGCGACATCCATCCTGCATCGACGATCGACGTGCCCAGCGTCTCGCTGCTCGTCGCATACGCCGTGACCGGATGCGGAATCGGACTCGCTCCGGCGCTGCCGCTACGCGACGTGGATGCGCAGAAAGTCTTCCTCGCCGACGCCGACGTCGAGCCGCTGGCCGTACGCCTCGTGCTGCGCCCGAGCTTTCCCGTCGGCCCCGCGCTGGCATCGGTTCTCGAGCGGGTAAAGGCGCAGGGGATTTCGATTCGCGAGCAGTTGACCTCGCCGGCTGCCGCGCTGACCGCACGCCGCAACGCAAAAGCCGGTAAAACAGCCGCCGGATCGCGTGCGGGCTCCCGGCTTTCCCGCACAAGACGACCGCGTTAG
- a CDS encoding succinate dehydrogenase/fumarate reductase iron-sulfur subunit — protein sequence MTVKVRIWRQDSPNAPGRLVDYTVDGVVPDMSFVEMLDVLNEQLVARGEDTVSFDSDCREGICGSCGCMINGVAHGPGSGKTACQLFMRVFASGETITVEPFRAKAFPVIKDLVVDRSAFDRIMAAGGYISAATGAARDGNEMLIGKDVADKAFEAAACIGCGACVAACKNAAAMLFVGAKVAHLSYLPQGQPERSRRVVRMVETMEHEGFGACSNEGECEAVCPKNISTKNIQLLQREFIRASLKS from the coding sequence ATGACGGTCAAGGTACGCATCTGGCGCCAGGACTCGCCCAATGCTCCCGGCCGCCTCGTCGATTACACCGTCGACGGCGTCGTGCCCGACATGTCGTTCGTCGAGATGCTCGACGTGCTCAACGAGCAGCTCGTCGCACGCGGCGAGGACACGGTCTCGTTCGATTCGGACTGCCGGGAGGGAATCTGCGGCTCGTGCGGCTGCATGATCAACGGTGTCGCGCACGGCCCGGGCAGCGGCAAGACCGCGTGCCAGCTGTTCATGCGCGTGTTCGCGAGCGGCGAGACGATCACCGTCGAGCCGTTCCGCGCGAAGGCGTTCCCGGTCATCAAGGATCTGGTCGTCGATCGCAGCGCGTTCGACCGCATCATGGCGGCCGGCGGTTACATTTCGGCGGCCACCGGCGCGGCGCGCGACGGCAACGAGATGCTGATCGGCAAGGACGTCGCCGACAAGGCTTTCGAGGCGGCGGCGTGCATCGGTTGCGGCGCGTGCGTGGCGGCCTGCAAGAATGCGGCGGCCATGCTGTTCGTCGGCGCCAAGGTTGCGCATCTTTCATATCTTCCGCAGGGGCAGCCGGAGCGCTCGCGCCGGGTCGTGCGAATGGTCGAGACGATGGAGCACGAAGGCTTCGGCGCATGCTCGAACGAAGGCGAGTGCGAAGCGGTCTGCCCCAAGAACATATCGACGAAGAACATCCAGCTGCTGCAGCGCGAGTTCATTCGCGCGTCGCTCAAGTCGTAG
- a CDS encoding cold shock and DUF1294 domain-containing protein: protein MSWGRDTADSSKQAGRLLKWNDGRGFGFILPEAGGDTVFVHISGFLPGARRPKEGDVVYYDIEHEQRRTKAVNVRIKALPLPDTVKVAYGVGLLWLAIFFLFLAGVVEPALPIIGYLVMSIVTFGFYYADKKRAETNRWRITGTSLHVLEAVGGWPGAVLAMAMLRHLTRKREHLTMLCAIIAIHVAVWVVWYLFT, encoded by the coding sequence ATGTCCTGGGGACGAGATACAGCCGATTCATCGAAACAGGCCGGACGCCTTCTGAAGTGGAACGACGGCCGCGGCTTCGGGTTCATCCTTCCGGAAGCCGGCGGCGATACGGTGTTCGTGCACATTTCGGGGTTCCTGCCCGGGGCCCGGCGTCCGAAGGAAGGTGATGTCGTCTACTACGACATCGAGCACGAACAGCGCCGGACCAAGGCCGTCAACGTGCGCATCAAGGCGCTGCCGCTGCCCGATACGGTCAAGGTCGCATACGGCGTGGGCCTTCTGTGGCTCGCGATCTTCTTTCTGTTTCTCGCCGGAGTGGTCGAGCCGGCGCTGCCGATCATCGGCTATCTCGTGATGAGCATCGTCACATTCGGCTTCTACTACGCCGACAAGAAAAGGGCCGAGACCAATCGCTGGCGCATTACCGGCACCAGCCTGCATGTGCTCGAAGCGGTCGGCGGCTGGCCCGGCGCGGTGCTCGCAATGGCGATGCTTCGCCACCTGACGCGCAAGCGCGAGCACCTGACGATGCTGTGCGCGATCATCGCGATTCACGTTGCAGTGTGGGTGGTCTGGTATCTGTTCACCTGA
- the leuC gene encoding 3-isopropylmalate dehydratase large subunit has protein sequence MGKSLFRKVWDRHTVRRLPGGADQLFIGAHLIHEVTSPQAFGMLRDLGLGVLRPDRTFATVDHIVPTDTRVRPYEDPLAEGMMVALEKACGEFGIRFFGPETGHQGIVHVIGPELGITQPGMTIACGDSHTSTHGAFGAIAFGIGTTQVRDVLATQTLALAPLKVRRIEIDGKLGAGVYAKDIILHIIRTLGVNGGTGFAYEFAGSTIEGLSMEERMTVCNMAIEGGARVGYVNPDEKTFAFLKGREFVPKGDAWDRAVAYWKEIASDADADYDDVVRISTADIAPTVTWGINPGQAIAVTENIPSVADAKDENEAAGIREALEYMKLDGGKPIRGAKVDVCFIGSCTNGRLSDFREVAHYLKGRKVAPHVRALAVPGSQEVARAAIAEGLDRIFTEAGFEWREAGCSMCLAMNPDKLIGDQFCASSSNRNFKGRQGSTTGRTVLMSPVMVAAAAIEGCVADARQTFGI, from the coding sequence ATGGGAAAAAGTCTTTTCAGGAAAGTCTGGGACCGGCACACCGTCCGGCGGCTGCCCGGCGGGGCCGACCAGCTCTTCATCGGCGCCCATCTGATCCACGAGGTCACCAGCCCGCAGGCGTTCGGCATGCTGCGCGATCTCGGCCTCGGCGTGCTGCGGCCCGACCGCACGTTCGCGACCGTCGATCACATCGTGCCGACCGATACCCGGGTGCGCCCGTATGAGGACCCGCTCGCCGAAGGGATGATGGTCGCGCTCGAGAAGGCGTGCGGCGAGTTCGGCATACGCTTCTTCGGACCCGAGACCGGCCACCAGGGCATCGTGCACGTGATCGGTCCGGAGCTCGGCATCACGCAGCCCGGCATGACGATCGCGTGCGGCGACTCGCACACCTCGACGCACGGTGCGTTCGGCGCGATCGCGTTCGGCATCGGCACCACGCAGGTGCGCGACGTGCTCGCAACGCAGACACTCGCGCTGGCGCCGCTCAAGGTCCGCCGCATCGAGATCGACGGCAAGCTCGGTGCCGGCGTCTACGCGAAAGACATCATCCTGCACATCATCCGCACGCTCGGCGTCAACGGCGGAACCGGGTTCGCGTACGAGTTTGCCGGCTCGACGATCGAAGGCCTGTCGATGGAAGAGCGCATGACGGTCTGCAACATGGCGATCGAAGGCGGCGCGCGCGTCGGCTACGTCAACCCCGACGAGAAGACGTTCGCGTTCCTGAAAGGGCGCGAGTTCGTGCCGAAGGGCGATGCGTGGGATCGCGCGGTCGCGTACTGGAAAGAGATCGCATCCGATGCGGACGCGGACTACGACGACGTCGTGCGCATCAGCACGGCCGACATCGCGCCGACCGTGACGTGGGGAATCAATCCGGGCCAGGCGATCGCGGTGACCGAGAACATCCCGAGCGTCGCCGACGCGAAAGACGAGAACGAAGCGGCCGGCATCCGCGAAGCGCTCGAATACATGAAGCTCGACGGCGGAAAGCCGATCCGCGGTGCGAAAGTCGACGTGTGCTTCATCGGCAGCTGCACGAACGGGCGCCTGTCCGACTTTCGCGAGGTCGCGCACTACCTGAAGGGCCGCAAGGTCGCGCCGCACGTGCGCGCGCTCGCGGTGCCGGGCTCACAGGAAGTCGCTCGCGCCGCGATCGCCGAAGGGCTCGACCGCATCTTCACCGAAGCGGGGTTCGAGTGGCGCGAGGCCGGCTGCTCGATGTGCCTCGCGATGAACCCCGACAAGCTCATCGGCGACCAGTTCTGCGCATCGTCGTCGAATCGCAATTTCAAGGGACGCCAGGGCAGCACGACCGGACGCACGGTGCTGATGAGCCCGGTCATGGTGGCGGCCGCAGCCATCGAAGGCTGCGTGGCCGACGCGCGGCAGACGTTCGGGATCTGA
- a CDS encoding fumarate reductase/succinate dehydrogenase flavoprotein subunit yields the protein MSGSARAIQSGSVGASERPALRTGSLDGKVPSGPIESKWDDFKGHANLVSPANRRKFNVIVVGTGLAGASAAASLGELGYNVLALTILDSPRRSHSIAAQGGINAAKNYKNDGDSVYRLFYDTIKGGDYRAREGNVHRLAEMSVHIIDQCVAQGVPFAREYGGLLDNRSFGGAQVSRTFYARGQTGQQLLIGAYSAMMRQVDAGTVTVLARREMLDLVMVGGRARGIVVRNLLDGSYERYAADAVLLCTGGYGNAYYLSTNAGNSNVTAAWRCARRGAYFANPSFTQIHPTCIPESGTHQSKLTLMSESLRNDGRVWVPKKAGDSRHPRDIPEGERDYYLERRYPAFGNLVPRDVASRASKAVCDEGFGVGATGRSVYLDFADAIKRCGEDVIRDRYGNLFEMYHHISGEDPYQQPMRIYPAVHYTMGGLWVDYSLMSNLDGLFVLGEANFSDHGANRLGASALMQGLADGYFIVPYTLANYLGGVKLEKVSTDDAAFREAEAAVSERTTSLLSVNGDKSVKEYHRALGRVLWDRVGMARNRAGLEQALAEVTALRGEYRENVRVVGPGDNVNKQLEYALRVDDYMEFADMMVRDALGREESCGCHFREEYQTEDGECHRNDAEFAYVAAWEFKGAGAAPDLHKEPLEFKSIELKQRSYK from the coding sequence GTGAGCGGCTCCGCGCGTGCGATCCAGAGCGGATCCGTTGGAGCTTCTGAACGCCCGGCGCTGCGCACCGGATCCTTGGACGGCAAGGTTCCGTCCGGCCCCATCGAATCGAAGTGGGACGATTTCAAGGGCCACGCCAATCTGGTCAGCCCCGCCAATCGCAGGAAGTTCAACGTGATCGTCGTCGGCACCGGGCTTGCCGGTGCTTCGGCGGCGGCGAGCCTCGGCGAGCTCGGCTACAACGTGCTCGCGCTGACGATCCTCGACAGCCCCCGCCGCTCGCATTCGATTGCTGCGCAGGGCGGCATCAACGCTGCCAAGAACTACAAGAACGACGGCGACTCGGTCTACCGGCTCTTCTACGACACGATCAAGGGCGGCGACTATCGCGCGCGCGAAGGCAACGTGCATCGTCTCGCCGAAATGAGCGTGCACATCATCGACCAGTGCGTTGCCCAGGGCGTTCCGTTTGCCCGCGAGTACGGCGGCCTGCTCGACAATCGCTCGTTCGGCGGCGCGCAGGTCTCGCGCACGTTCTACGCGCGAGGCCAGACCGGGCAGCAGCTGCTCATCGGCGCCTACAGCGCGATGATGCGCCAGGTCGATGCCGGAACCGTCACGGTGCTGGCGCGCCGCGAGATGCTCGATCTCGTCATGGTGGGCGGCCGTGCTCGCGGGATCGTCGTGCGCAATCTTCTGGACGGCAGCTACGAGAGATATGCGGCCGATGCCGTGCTGCTGTGCACCGGCGGCTACGGAAACGCGTACTACCTTTCGACCAATGCCGGCAACAGCAACGTGACGGCGGCGTGGCGCTGCGCGCGTCGCGGCGCGTACTTCGCCAATCCGAGCTTCACGCAGATCCATCCGACGTGCATTCCCGAAAGCGGCACGCACCAGAGCAAGCTGACGCTGATGTCGGAGAGCCTGCGCAACGACGGCAGGGTATGGGTACCGAAGAAGGCCGGCGACAGCCGCCACCCGCGCGACATTCCCGAAGGCGAGCGCGACTACTACCTCGAGCGGCGCTATCCGGCGTTCGGCAACCTGGTGCCTCGCGACGTGGCGTCGCGCGCATCCAAGGCGGTCTGCGACGAAGGCTTCGGCGTCGGAGCCACCGGCCGATCGGTCTACCTCGACTTCGCCGATGCAATCAAGCGCTGCGGCGAAGACGTCATCCGCGACCGCTACGGCAACCTGTTCGAGATGTACCACCACATCTCGGGCGAGGATCCGTACCAGCAGCCGATGCGCATCTATCCGGCCGTGCACTACACGATGGGAGGGCTGTGGGTGGACTACAGCCTGATGAGCAACCTCGACGGATTGTTCGTGCTCGGCGAAGCCAACTTCTCCGATCACGGCGCCAATCGGCTCGGAGCCAGCGCGCTCATGCAGGGACTTGCCGACGGTTACTTCATCGTGCCGTACACGCTCGCGAACTATCTCGGCGGCGTGAAGCTCGAGAAGGTCTCGACCGACGATGCGGCATTCCGCGAGGCCGAAGCCGCCGTCAGCGAACGCACGACGTCACTTCTGTCCGTCAATGGCGACAAGAGCGTCAAGGAATATCACCGCGCGCTCGGCCGCGTGCTGTGGGATCGCGTCGGCATGGCGCGCAATCGCGCGGGTCTCGAGCAGGCGCTCGCAGAGGTGACGGCGCTTCGCGGCGAGTACCGCGAGAACGTGCGCGTCGTCGGCCCCGGCGACAACGTCAACAAGCAGCTCGAGTACGCGCTGCGGGTCGACGATTACATGGAGTTCGCCGACATGATGGTTCGCGACGCGCTGGGCCGCGAAGAGTCATGCGGCTGCCATTTCCGCGAGGAGTACCAGACCGAGGACGGAGAGTGCCATCGCAACGACGCCGAGTTCGCGTACGTCGCCGCCTGGGAGTTCAAGGGTGCGGGCGCTGCTCCGGACCTCCACAAGGAGCCGCTCGAGTTCAAGAGCATCGAGCTCAAGCAGCGAAGCTACAAATGA
- a CDS encoding succinate dehydrogenase cytochrome b subunit, translated as MKRLLALVRTDIGRKALMGVTGLLLIAFLITHMLANLLVLFNRDGYNEYSHKLTGNPLIYLAELGLLVFFVSHFVSGILVWMRNRAARPDGYTMKVRADRTGRKSLASTTMIASGIVMLVFVPLHIATFKYGPWYTTADGRMRDLYRLVIEIFHSPLYTAWYLIALPVLGAHAWHGFGSGFESLGVAYSSELRRLGQAIAVVLTLGFMAVPVYVLLGGGAS; from the coding sequence ATGAAGCGGCTCCTCGCTCTCGTGCGGACGGACATCGGCCGCAAAGCCCTGATGGGCGTCACCGGGCTCCTGCTCATTGCGTTCCTGATCACACACATGCTCGCCAACCTGCTCGTGCTGTTCAACAGGGACGGTTACAACGAGTACAGCCACAAGCTGACCGGCAATCCTCTCATCTATCTCGCCGAGCTCGGTCTGCTGGTGTTCTTCGTCAGCCACTTCGTCTCCGGGATTCTCGTGTGGATGCGCAATCGCGCTGCACGGCCCGACGGTTACACGATGAAGGTTCGCGCCGACCGCACCGGGCGCAAGAGCCTCGCTTCGACGACGATGATCGCAAGCGGCATCGTGATGCTCGTGTTCGTTCCGCTGCACATCGCGACGTTCAAGTACGGCCCGTGGTACACGACTGCCGACGGCCGCATGCGCGACCTCTATCGTCTGGTGATCGAGATCTTTCACAGCCCGCTTTACACGGCGTGGTATCTGATCGCGCTGCCGGTTCTCGGCGCGCACGCATGGCATGGATTCGGAAGCGGCTTCGAGTCTCTCGGTGTCGCATACAGCAGCGAGCTGCGGCGACTCGGCCAGGCGATCGCTGTAGTGCTCACGCTCGGCTTTATGGCGGTGCCCGTCTACGTGCTGCTCGGCGGAGGTGCATCGTGA
- a CDS encoding transposase, whose product MPRGPRIAPGGWIFHVLNRRCGKENLFDASPSYRDFLGIVGEAAMRDQMRVLAYCAMPTHWHMLLWPRADGELARFVQRVTTRHTHRWHQRHLTKGRGHLYQARYKSFPVLADDHLLTVCRYIERNPLRAGLIEPAEAWPWSSAAARIQAKDDGALCDVNAVPLTPLPTASPRDWSRWLNEPQTAAELASMRSCVQRGLPYGDPLWTEDAAATLGIRLELGRAGRPKK is encoded by the coding sequence ATGCCGAGAGGCCCTCGCATTGCCCCCGGAGGCTGGATCTTTCACGTCCTAAACCGTCGGTGTGGCAAGGAGAACCTGTTCGACGCGTCCCCATCCTACCGCGACTTTCTCGGGATCGTTGGCGAAGCGGCCATGCGCGATCAAATGCGAGTCCTGGCCTATTGCGCAATGCCCACGCACTGGCACATGCTCTTGTGGCCAAGAGCCGACGGCGAGCTCGCGCGCTTCGTCCAGCGTGTGACGACGCGACATACGCATCGGTGGCACCAACGACACCTGACCAAGGGTCGTGGTCATCTTTACCAGGCTCGGTACAAGAGCTTCCCGGTGCTCGCGGACGATCACCTGCTCACAGTGTGCCGGTACATCGAGCGAAACCCGCTGCGCGCCGGGCTGATCGAACCGGCCGAAGCGTGGCCGTGGTCAAGTGCCGCCGCTCGCATCCAGGCGAAAGACGACGGAGCCCTTTGTGATGTCAATGCGGTTCCACTGACGCCGCTCCCGACTGCATCGCCGCGAGACTGGAGCCGCTGGTTGAACGAACCGCAGACCGCTGCGGAGTTGGCGTCCATGCGTTCGTGCGTGCAGCGCGGGCTCCCCTACGGCGATCCTCTATGGACTGAAGATGCCGCAGCAACGCTCGGGATTCGCCTCGAGTTGGGGCGGGCCGGCCGGCCGAAGAAGTGA
- the leuD gene encoding 3-isopropylmalate dehydratase small subunit, translated as MALAKITTVTGRGVYVPGNDIDTDRIIPAAYMKCVTFDGLGARLFHDVRFDRDGNALAHPLNDARFAGASILISNQNFGCGSSREHAPQAIAKAGFKAVIAEGFAEIFFGNSTTLGLPCVVLTPADVRRLADLVESAPQTAITIDLEAEQVRAGDLVLPLAIKPAAREALMTGQWDPIGQLLEGKPQIARTAESLPYLHF; from the coding sequence ATGGCACTGGCAAAGATCACGACCGTCACCGGCCGCGGCGTCTACGTTCCCGGCAACGACATCGACACCGATCGCATCATTCCGGCTGCGTACATGAAATGCGTGACGTTCGACGGGCTCGGCGCGCGGCTGTTCCACGACGTGCGGTTCGACAGGGACGGCAACGCGCTCGCGCATCCGCTGAACGACGCGCGCTTTGCCGGCGCGAGCATTCTCATCTCGAACCAGAACTTCGGCTGCGGGTCGTCGCGCGAGCATGCTCCGCAGGCGATCGCCAAAGCCGGCTTCAAGGCCGTCATCGCCGAGGGCTTCGCGGAGATCTTCTTCGGCAACTCGACGACGCTCGGCCTGCCGTGCGTCGTGCTGACGCCCGCCGATGTCCGCCGGCTTGCCGATCTGGTGGAGTCGGCGCCGCAAACCGCGATCACGATCGACCTCGAAGCCGAGCAGGTGCGCGCCGGCGACCTCGTCCTGCCGCTCGCGATCAAGCCCGCCGCCCGCGAAGCCCTGATGACCGGCCAATGGGACCCGATCGGCCAGCTCCTCGAAGGCAAACCCCAGATCGCCCGCACCGCCGAATCCCTGCCGTACCTGCACTTTTAG